A window of the Streptomyces sp. NBC_00454 genome harbors these coding sequences:
- a CDS encoding NAD(P)H-dependent oxidoreductase: MSTADTSPSTTKLSIVYYSGTGNIHKLAVAAEEAAAKTGAEVRLRRVAEYVDASLAPEFTEWTEAWRENAEAIADIPTAGADDLDWADAILLGGPGRFGMIAAPLKHFIDLAWPLNARGGLAGKVMSSFTSTGAPHGGQEATILSLNTVFYHWGGIIVPPGITDEIMTAPSNGNPYGVSSVSGRQAVPGRLAENVTEDNLAAIAHQTRRMVEVADALRKGRAADAGR, encoded by the coding sequence GTGTCCACCGCCGACACATCCCCGTCGACGACCAAGCTCTCGATCGTCTACTACTCGGGCACCGGCAACATCCACAAGCTCGCCGTGGCCGCCGAGGAAGCCGCCGCGAAGACCGGCGCCGAGGTCCGGCTGCGCCGGGTCGCCGAGTACGTCGACGCCTCCCTGGCCCCCGAGTTCACCGAGTGGACCGAGGCGTGGCGCGAGAACGCCGAGGCCATCGCGGACATCCCCACCGCCGGCGCCGACGACCTCGACTGGGCCGACGCGATCCTGCTCGGCGGCCCCGGCCGGTTCGGCATGATCGCCGCGCCGCTCAAGCACTTCATCGACCTCGCCTGGCCACTCAACGCGCGCGGCGGCCTGGCCGGCAAGGTCATGTCCTCCTTCACTTCGACGGGCGCCCCGCACGGCGGCCAGGAAGCGACGATCCTGTCGCTGAACACCGTCTTCTACCACTGGGGCGGGATCATCGTGCCGCCCGGCATCACCGACGAGATCATGACGGCGCCCAGCAACGGCAACCCGTACGGCGTCAGTTCCGTCTCCGGCCGGCAGGCGGTTCCGGGCCGGCTGGCGGAGAACGTCACCGAGGACAACCTCGCCGCCATCGCCCACCAGACCCGCCGCATGGTCGAGGTCGCCGACGCCCTGCGAAAGGGCAGGGCCGCCGACGCGGGCCGGTGA
- a CDS encoding LysR family transcriptional regulator — protein sequence MHERELRAFVSIADIGRMDHAAEYLGYSQPAVSYQIKCLEQALGTRLFDRDSTGARLTREGRMILPSARAMLSLFESIKSVVGV from the coding sequence ATGCACGAGCGAGAGCTCCGCGCCTTCGTGTCGATCGCGGACATCGGGAGGATGGATCACGCCGCCGAGTACCTGGGCTACTCGCAGCCGGCCGTCAGTTACCAGATCAAGTGCCTGGAGCAGGCGCTCGGAACCCGGCTGTTCGACCGGGACTCCACGGGTGCCCGGCTGACCCGTGAGGGCCGGATGATCCTGCCCTCGGCGCGGGCCATGCTGTCCCTCTTCGAGAGCATCAAGAGCGTCGTCGGGGTCTGA
- a CDS encoding phosphoribosylanthranilate isomerase: protein MYGLIQVAGVIDQSEADLIVEEGADWLGFALRLPAKNEDLSEAEAAAIVKAIQPDNKGVIITYLTDADEIAGFCAEMGVGAIQLHGDVTPAELRRLRTLAPDLYVLKSLVVKTDNIDELREIVETSAEWIDMFITDSFNPATGAKGATGLTHDWAVSAELVRISPKPLMLAGGLTPENVGAAIEAVRPAAVDSHTGLEDPATRRKDRQKVRTFVLEARAAFDRVAAEDGRSRS, encoded by the coding sequence ATGTACGGCTTGATCCAGGTCGCGGGCGTCATCGACCAGTCCGAGGCCGACCTCATCGTCGAGGAGGGCGCGGACTGGCTCGGCTTCGCCCTGCGGCTCCCCGCCAAGAACGAGGACCTGTCGGAGGCCGAGGCCGCCGCCATCGTCAAGGCGATCCAGCCCGACAACAAGGGCGTCATCATCACCTACCTGACCGATGCAGACGAGATCGCCGGCTTCTGCGCCGAGATGGGCGTCGGAGCGATCCAGCTGCACGGCGACGTGACCCCCGCCGAGCTGCGCCGGCTGCGCACCCTGGCCCCGGACCTCTACGTCCTCAAGAGCCTGGTGGTCAAGACGGACAACATCGACGAGCTCCGCGAGATCGTCGAGACCTCCGCCGAGTGGATCGACATGTTCATCACCGACAGCTTCAACCCGGCCACCGGTGCCAAGGGGGCGACCGGGCTGACCCACGACTGGGCCGTCAGCGCCGAGCTCGTCCGCATCTCCCCCAAGCCCCTGATGCTGGCCGGCGGGCTCACCCCGGAGAACGTCGGGGCGGCCATCGAGGCCGTCCGCCCGGCCGCCGTGGACTCCCACACCGGCCTGGAGGACCCCGCCACCCGGCGCAAGGACCGCCAGAAGGTACGCACCTTCGTGCTGGAGGCCCGCGCCGCCTTCGACCGGGTCGCCGCCGAGGACGGACGGAGCCGGTCCTGA
- a CDS encoding pseudouridine-5'-phosphate glycosidase yields the protein MTSTSSLTHQDVPLVFSPEVAEALHEGRPVVALESNVITHGLPYPDNAATARKVEEAVRAGGSVPATIAVEGGRIVVGMTDADIDRFASTPGIPKVSSRDMPVVLAQGRMGALTVASSLVAAELAGIAFFSSAGIGGVHRGAETTMDVSSDLIQFTRSKVAVVCAGAKKILDLGLTLEYLETQCVPVVSYRSDDFPAFYCVSSGFRSPMRLDDDDVIARSVENHWALGGNGSFLITTPVRPQEAIDSDEVEAAITAAMAAADRDGIRGQAITKYLMRAVDAATEGRSSKANMAVLVSTAEVGGRLAAAHARLRAGSRPA from the coding sequence GTGACCTCCACCAGCTCCCTCACCCACCAGGACGTCCCGCTCGTCTTCAGCCCCGAGGTGGCCGAGGCCCTCCACGAAGGCCGCCCGGTGGTGGCGCTGGAGTCCAACGTCATCACCCACGGCCTGCCGTACCCGGACAACGCCGCGACCGCCCGGAAGGTCGAGGAGGCCGTCCGGGCGGGCGGCTCGGTCCCGGCCACGATCGCCGTGGAGGGCGGCAGGATCGTGGTCGGCATGACCGACGCCGACATCGACCGGTTCGCCTCGACGCCGGGCATCCCCAAGGTCAGCAGCCGGGACATGCCCGTGGTCCTGGCCCAGGGCCGGATGGGCGCGCTGACGGTCGCCTCCTCGCTGGTGGCGGCCGAACTCGCGGGCATCGCGTTCTTCTCCTCGGCCGGCATCGGCGGCGTGCACCGGGGCGCCGAAACGACCATGGACGTGTCCTCCGACCTGATCCAGTTCACCCGCTCCAAGGTCGCGGTGGTGTGCGCCGGCGCGAAGAAGATCCTGGACCTCGGACTGACGCTGGAGTACCTGGAGACCCAGTGCGTACCGGTGGTCTCGTACCGGTCGGACGACTTCCCCGCCTTCTACTGCGTGTCCAGCGGCTTCCGCAGCCCGATGCGGCTGGACGACGACGACGTGATCGCCCGGTCGGTCGAGAACCACTGGGCGCTCGGCGGCAACGGCTCCTTCCTGATCACCACACCGGTCCGGCCCCAGGAGGCGATCGACAGCGACGAGGTCGAGGCCGCGATCACCGCGGCCATGGCCGCCGCCGACCGGGACGGCATCCGGGGCCAGGCCATCACGAAGTACCTGATGCGTGCGGTGGACGCGGCCACGGAAGGCCGTTCGTCCAAGGCCAACATGGCCGTGCTCGTCAGCACGGCCGAGGTCGGCGGCCGGCTGGCCGCGGCGCACGCCCGCCTGCGGGCCGGGTCCCGGCCCGCCTGA
- the upp gene encoding uracil phosphoribosyltransferase, with product MTTRTEPLSGVTHLLPQTNRLRALHSIVRDREARREDFVPAANRIIRGLLDAALDLLPYEPREVRTPVGRTYHGLSLASQVYGVSIARAGDSMESELRVMAPETRLGKILIQRDKVTKLPHLYYAALPPGIDRGHVLLLDPMLATGGTALAAIRVLLEHGVPEGHIVFVNLLSAPEGIKVVHDRHPEVRIVTSSVEERLSEHAFMLPGIGDFGDRYFGTDIPA from the coding sequence ATGACCACGCGAACCGAGCCACTGAGCGGCGTGACCCACCTGCTGCCCCAGACCAACCGGCTGCGCGCCCTGCACTCGATCGTCCGCGACCGCGAGGCCCGGCGGGAGGACTTCGTCCCCGCCGCCAACCGGATCATCCGCGGGCTCCTCGACGCCGCGCTGGACCTGCTCCCCTACGAGCCCCGCGAGGTCCGCACCCCGGTCGGCCGGACCTACCACGGCCTCTCCCTGGCCTCGCAGGTCTACGGAGTCTCCATCGCCCGGGCCGGCGACAGCATGGAGTCCGAGCTGCGCGTGATGGCGCCGGAGACCCGGCTGGGCAAGATCCTGATCCAGCGGGACAAGGTCACCAAACTCCCGCACCTGTACTACGCGGCGCTGCCCCCCGGCATCGACCGGGGCCACGTGCTGCTCCTCGACCCCATGCTCGCCACCGGCGGCACCGCGCTGGCCGCCATCCGCGTACTGCTCGAACACGGGGTGCCCGAGGGGCACATCGTCTTCGTGAACCTGCTCTCCGCCCCCGAAGGGATCAAGGTCGTCCACGACCGGCACCCCGAGGTGCGGATCGTGACCTCCTCCGTCGAGGAGCGTCTCAGCGAGCACGCGTTCATGCTTCCCGGCATCGGTGACTTCGGCGACCGCTACTTCGGGACCGACATCCCGGCGTGA
- a CDS encoding HemK2/MTQ2 family protein methyltransferase: MTKLDRQSTSEAESYRPLVSPERVEEIKELRKVMSSLGGGEEGEETHPFLGLTLRVPSQVMTPCPVSPMLGGAVFAEVEPGDRVLDMGTGSGSLALIAANKGADVLAVDLNPHAVTAVRVNAELNGLADRVEAQESDVFNSVEGRFDLIVFNPPFQWFAAADYADVAGTDAGYQALTRFFREARNHLTEKGRMILFFSTMGDVEYFEKLVADEGFTHEVVFSTTRPVFDLPVEFTVHRLS, encoded by the coding sequence ATGACCAAGCTCGACCGGCAGTCCACGTCCGAAGCCGAGTCCTACCGCCCGCTCGTCTCCCCGGAGCGGGTGGAGGAGATCAAGGAACTGCGCAAGGTCATGTCCTCGCTGGGCGGCGGCGAGGAGGGCGAGGAGACCCACCCGTTCCTGGGCCTGACCCTGCGGGTCCCCTCGCAGGTCATGACCCCCTGCCCGGTGTCCCCGATGCTCGGCGGCGCGGTCTTCGCCGAGGTCGAACCGGGTGACCGGGTCCTCGACATGGGCACCGGCAGCGGTTCGCTGGCCCTGATAGCCGCCAACAAGGGCGCCGATGTCCTGGCCGTGGACCTCAACCCGCACGCCGTGACCGCCGTCCGCGTCAACGCGGAGCTGAACGGCCTCGCCGACCGCGTGGAGGCGCAGGAGAGCGACGTCTTCAACTCGGTCGAGGGCCGCTTCGACCTGATCGTCTTCAACCCGCCGTTCCAGTGGTTCGCCGCCGCCGACTACGCGGACGTCGCCGGCACCGACGCCGGCTACCAGGCGCTGACCCGCTTCTTCCGCGAGGCCCGCAACCACCTGACGGAGAAGGGCCGCATGATCCTCTTCTTCAGCACCATGGGCGACGTGGAGTACTTCGAGAAGCTGGTGGCCGACGAGGGCTTCACCCACGAGGTGGTCTTCTCCACCACCCGGCCCGTCTTCGACCTGCCGGTCGAGTTCACCGTGCACCGCCTGTCCTGA
- a CDS encoding alpha/beta fold hydrolase has product MPTISVGNSRIHYTVTGEGPALLLVHGVGKGGQVTFGHLVEEFARRNTVILAELSGSETAEDDGTPLTVEQLADEVAAVIEHAGLGPVDLVGFSLGGAVVAATAAMHPEGVRRLITVGGLVKSDLYIQNLIGLTLSQKHDAKAFGRVLSTTAFSPRFIRGQASLSDVENLGSELSPSDGRIRQLELLVQVDIRDLVGKVRAETLVLAPYPDAAVPAEHSRELAAAIPNSSYTEIDSGHMVIFEKPVEFVKLVQDFLHQA; this is encoded by the coding sequence ATGCCCACGATCTCCGTCGGTAACTCGCGCATCCACTACACCGTGACCGGCGAGGGTCCGGCCCTGCTGCTGGTGCACGGCGTGGGCAAGGGCGGCCAGGTCACCTTCGGCCACCTGGTCGAGGAGTTCGCCCGCCGCAACACCGTCATCCTTGCCGAGCTGTCCGGCAGCGAGACCGCCGAGGACGACGGCACGCCGCTGACCGTCGAGCAGCTCGCCGACGAGGTCGCCGCCGTGATCGAGCACGCCGGCCTCGGCCCCGTGGACCTGGTCGGGTTCTCGCTCGGCGGGGCCGTCGTCGCCGCCACCGCCGCGATGCACCCCGAGGGTGTGCGCCGCCTGATCACCGTCGGCGGCCTGGTCAAGTCGGACCTCTACATCCAGAACCTGATCGGCCTGACCCTGAGTCAGAAGCACGACGCGAAGGCCTTCGGCCGCGTGCTCAGCACCACCGCCTTCAGCCCCCGCTTCATCCGCGGTCAGGCCAGTCTGAGCGACGTCGAGAACCTCGGCTCCGAGCTGAGCCCCTCCGACGGCCGGATCCGCCAGCTCGAGCTGCTCGTCCAGGTGGACATCCGCGACCTGGTCGGCAAGGTGCGGGCCGAGACCCTCGTCCTGGCCCCGTACCCGGACGCCGCGGTGCCCGCCGAGCACTCCCGCGAGCTGGCCGCCGCCATCCCGAACTCCTCGTACACCGAGATCGACAGCGGCCACATGGTGATCTTCGAGAAGCCGGTCGAGTTCGTGAAGCTGGTCCAGGACTTCCTTCACCAGGCCTGA
- a CDS encoding helix-turn-helix domain-containing protein, translated as MSMPDRVFDGGKLRDRRVIKRLSQAALAEGLHVKVNAVYRWENGLAVPPQERLSAISAFLDADLDELFPRTESPNLADLRCDAGMTQSDTAQYTNTSSPMPVRAAEQGKRPLSDQAVTVLAAAYGVTRAELLAAQRRSFGQPEAPEEEPSADGARVARKLESLRTEVYGGVAPSDAHLASEGNRKSGSAVLTEATVRALRTGGVAEPEEGALGALALAFDVPAVFFRQDDPEVDALILSTLAVRNRFTVMAARGAGQGMPKESWDQLRDFIGETMGEILADEGKGRSA; from the coding sequence ATGTCTATGCCCGACCGTGTCTTCGACGGCGGTAAGTTGCGTGACCGCCGTGTCATCAAACGCCTGTCGCAGGCTGCTCTGGCCGAGGGTCTTCACGTGAAAGTGAACGCCGTCTATCGCTGGGAGAACGGCCTGGCCGTTCCCCCTCAGGAGCGATTGTCGGCGATCTCCGCATTCCTGGACGCCGATCTCGACGAACTCTTTCCGCGCACCGAATCGCCGAATCTCGCCGACCTGCGGTGCGATGCCGGGATGACCCAGTCGGACACGGCGCAATACACCAATACCTCGTCCCCCATGCCGGTAAGGGCCGCAGAACAGGGAAAGCGGCCGCTGTCCGACCAAGCGGTGACGGTGCTGGCCGCCGCCTACGGCGTGACCCGCGCCGAACTGCTCGCGGCGCAGCGGCGTTCCTTCGGGCAGCCCGAAGCGCCGGAGGAAGAGCCTTCGGCCGACGGTGCCCGCGTGGCCCGCAAGCTGGAGTCGCTGCGCACCGAGGTCTACGGAGGGGTGGCGCCCTCTGATGCGCACCTCGCGTCCGAGGGGAACCGCAAGAGCGGCTCCGCGGTGCTCACCGAGGCGACGGTCCGGGCGCTACGGACCGGCGGGGTCGCCGAACCGGAGGAGGGGGCCCTCGGCGCCCTGGCGCTCGCCTTCGACGTGCCGGCGGTCTTCTTCCGGCAGGACGACCCGGAGGTCGACGCCCTGATCCTGTCGACCCTGGCCGTGCGCAACAGGTTCACCGTGATGGCCGCGCGCGGTGCGGGCCAGGGCATGCCCAAGGAATCCTGGGACCAGCTCCGCGACTTCATCGGCGAGACGATGGGGGAGATCCTGGCCGATGAAGGGAAGGGCCGCTCGGCGTAG
- a CDS encoding amino acid adenylation domain-containing protein — MTTDASDRKPATRLSLPELLLRTAAERPDATAVISGEEHVTFAALVGRSRGLAGRLRDLGVSADHCVGLFVEPSHDLMTGVWGILFAGGAYLPLAPEYPEERLRYMIEHSGAKVIVTQGHLVERLAALAPADTVIVRVEDVGEGGPGADADIAPASLAYVIYTSGSTGRPKGVMIEHRSIVNQMSWLRTAHGIDRTRVVLQKTPISFDAAQWEILAPAVGCVVVIGGAGIHRDTERLVQAVRTHSVTTLQCVPTLLQALLDTPEFDSCRSLEQVFTGGEALSRPLARACLEALPGSELINLYGPTECTINSSSLTVTRSTVGDGPHSISIGAPVDSTEYHVLGPDLAELAVGEVGELYIGGVQVARGYLHRPDLTEQRFTDNPFGPGRLFRTGDLAYWNADGTVQFTGRADNQVKLRGFRVELDEIRLAIETHDWVRHAAVLVKDDPRTGFQNLIACVELDPKEAALMDQGSHGAHHQSKESKLQVKAQLSNPGIRSGAELAGLPVLDLPGRTPTPAQRGLAFARKTYRFYEGAAPVAQADLLELLARRPCAVPGRELAELDTRELGAILRSLGPHLSPERLLPKYAYASPGSLYATQLYLEITGFPGIPPGIHYHHPVNHQLVLVSELPAPESASAGPRIRAHFLGRRGAVEPVYKKNIREVLEIEAGHMVGLLEEVLPRYGLDIEAAPFVPEAKSGLRVAAGDHYLGAFDWVPYRGPRADEDIDLYVQIHPRKGLDRPAGQYAYEDGRLRPVSRDLILRKHVIAINQAVYDRAGFGVSVISRSPQEWRRYIDLGRTLQRLSMNDLDIGFMSSGYSSQSGHDLPSARRIDGILDGLGRPGGASYFFVGGRVSQEQRLHEGMREDAVHMRGPAELIRDDLVNYLPDYMIPNKVIILDALPTTANGKIDLKALAVSDKVDVGEADRPFVAPRDETERRVAALWKQVMKQESVSVQDDFFACGGNSLLAVALINRINRTFGSGLPLEGIFTTPTVEGLARRIAGGAAGDTSRLVPLQREGSGPAIHCWPGLGGYPMNLRLLAERMGTDRPFLGVQAYGINPGEVPYGTIREMAAEDVKAITSRQPQGPYTVWGYSFGARVAFEAAYQLERAGHSVDHVFLIAPGAPKVRTEGPDRRSASYTDPTFVSILLSVFTGRIDGDLTAQCLAVASDEQGFAEFVAGRLPGMDRDWVLRIVRVVSLTFEFSYTFRELRERRISAPITIFKARGDEYSFLDGSSGYSSDPPTVVELEADHYSVLREPDIDELATAIRRRLNIRKDTVMPHVNIKHFPMALSDEQQSELVSAVTKAVTDAFGCDEGVVSIAVESIDKELWNEEVYIPEIVNRRHILGKVPNYGPDTE; from the coding sequence ATGACCACCGACGCGTCTGACCGGAAACCGGCCACTCGTCTGTCGTTGCCCGAACTGCTCCTGCGCACCGCCGCCGAACGCCCGGACGCCACCGCGGTGATCAGCGGCGAAGAACACGTGACCTTCGCCGCACTGGTGGGGCGGAGCCGAGGACTGGCCGGACGCCTGCGGGACCTCGGCGTGAGCGCCGACCACTGCGTGGGGCTGTTCGTCGAGCCCTCCCACGACCTGATGACCGGGGTCTGGGGCATCCTCTTCGCGGGCGGCGCCTACCTTCCGCTCGCTCCGGAGTACCCCGAAGAGCGCCTGCGCTACATGATCGAGCACTCGGGCGCGAAGGTGATCGTCACCCAGGGCCACCTCGTCGAACGCCTGGCCGCGCTGGCCCCCGCGGACACGGTGATCGTCCGGGTCGAGGACGTCGGCGAGGGCGGCCCGGGCGCGGACGCGGACATCGCCCCCGCCTCGCTGGCCTACGTCATCTACACCTCGGGCAGCACCGGGCGCCCCAAGGGCGTCATGATCGAGCACCGGAGCATCGTCAACCAGATGTCCTGGTTACGGACCGCCCACGGCATCGACCGCACCCGGGTCGTCCTGCAGAAGACACCGATCAGCTTCGACGCCGCCCAGTGGGAGATCCTCGCCCCGGCCGTCGGCTGCGTCGTCGTGATCGGCGGCGCCGGCATCCACCGGGACACCGAGCGGCTGGTGCAGGCGGTCAGGACCCACTCCGTGACCACCCTCCAGTGCGTCCCGACCCTGCTCCAAGCCCTTCTGGACACACCGGAGTTCGACTCCTGCCGCTCGCTGGAGCAGGTCTTCACCGGCGGCGAGGCCCTCTCCAGGCCCCTGGCCCGTGCCTGCCTGGAGGCCCTCCCCGGGTCCGAGCTGATCAACCTCTACGGACCCACCGAGTGCACGATCAACTCCTCGTCCCTCACCGTGACCAGGTCCACCGTCGGAGACGGACCCCACTCGATCTCCATCGGCGCCCCGGTCGACTCCACCGAGTACCACGTCCTGGGCCCCGACCTCGCCGAACTGGCCGTGGGCGAGGTCGGCGAGCTGTACATCGGCGGCGTCCAGGTCGCGCGCGGCTACCTGCACCGGCCCGACCTGACCGAGCAGCGCTTCACGGACAACCCGTTCGGCCCGGGACGGCTCTTCCGCACCGGGGACCTGGCCTACTGGAACGCCGACGGCACCGTCCAGTTCACCGGCCGCGCCGACAACCAGGTCAAGCTGCGCGGGTTCCGTGTGGAGCTCGACGAGATCAGGCTCGCCATCGAGACCCACGACTGGGTGCGGCACGCGGCCGTGCTGGTCAAGGACGACCCGAGGACGGGTTTCCAGAACCTGATCGCCTGCGTCGAACTCGATCCGAAGGAAGCCGCCCTGATGGACCAGGGCAGCCACGGCGCGCACCACCAGTCCAAGGAGAGCAAGCTCCAGGTCAAGGCCCAGCTGTCGAATCCCGGGATACGGTCCGGGGCCGAGCTCGCCGGCCTGCCCGTACTCGACCTGCCCGGCCGGACGCCCACACCGGCCCAGCGCGGCCTCGCCTTCGCCCGCAAGACGTACCGCTTCTACGAGGGCGCCGCCCCGGTGGCGCAGGCCGACCTGCTGGAGCTGCTGGCCCGCCGCCCCTGCGCCGTGCCCGGGCGGGAGCTCGCCGAGCTGGACACCCGAGAACTCGGCGCGATCCTGCGCAGCCTCGGACCGCACCTGAGCCCGGAGCGGCTGCTCCCCAAGTACGCCTACGCCTCTCCCGGTTCCCTCTACGCCACCCAGCTCTACCTGGAGATCACCGGCTTCCCGGGGATCCCGCCGGGCATCCACTACCACCACCCGGTCAACCACCAGCTGGTGCTGGTCTCCGAGCTCCCCGCGCCGGAGTCCGCGTCGGCGGGCCCCCGGATCCGGGCCCACTTCCTGGGCCGGCGCGGAGCCGTCGAGCCCGTCTACAAGAAGAACATCCGGGAGGTCCTGGAGATCGAGGCCGGCCACATGGTCGGACTCCTCGAGGAGGTCCTGCCGCGGTACGGCCTCGACATCGAAGCCGCCCCCTTCGTCCCGGAGGCCAAGTCCGGGCTGCGGGTCGCCGCCGGGGACCACTACCTCGGCGCCTTCGACTGGGTGCCCTACCGGGGCCCCCGCGCGGACGAGGACATCGACCTGTACGTCCAGATCCACCCCCGCAAGGGGCTGGACCGGCCGGCCGGACAGTACGCCTACGAGGACGGCCGGCTGCGCCCGGTCTCCCGGGACCTGATCCTGCGCAAGCACGTCATCGCGATCAACCAGGCGGTCTACGACCGGGCGGGCTTCGGCGTCTCGGTGATCAGCCGCAGTCCGCAGGAATGGCGGCGCTACATCGACCTCGGCCGCACCCTCCAGCGCCTGTCGATGAACGACCTCGACATCGGCTTCATGTCCTCGGGCTACAGCTCGCAGAGCGGCCACGACCTGCCCTCCGCCCGGCGGATCGACGGCATCCTGGACGGGCTCGGCCGGCCCGGCGGGGCCTCGTACTTCTTCGTCGGCGGCCGGGTGAGCCAGGAGCAGCGGCTCCACGAGGGCATGCGGGAGGACGCGGTCCACATGCGGGGGCCGGCGGAGCTGATCCGCGACGACCTCGTCAACTACCTGCCGGACTACATGATCCCGAACAAGGTGATCATTCTCGACGCGCTGCCGACCACCGCCAACGGCAAGATCGACCTCAAGGCGCTGGCCGTCTCCGACAAGGTGGACGTCGGGGAGGCCGACCGTCCCTTCGTGGCCCCCCGGGACGAGACCGAGCGCCGGGTGGCCGCGCTGTGGAAGCAGGTGATGAAGCAGGAGAGCGTCTCCGTCCAGGACGACTTCTTCGCCTGCGGCGGCAACTCGCTGCTCGCCGTGGCCCTGATCAACCGGATCAACCGGACGTTCGGCTCCGGACTGCCGCTCGAGGGCATCTTCACCACGCCGACGGTGGAGGGGCTGGCCCGCCGGATCGCCGGCGGGGCGGCGGGCGACACCTCGCGCCTGGTCCCCCTGCAGCGGGAGGGCTCCGGACCCGCTATCCACTGCTGGCCCGGTCTGGGCGGCTATCCGATGAACCTGCGGCTCCTGGCCGAGCGGATGGGCACGGACCGCCCCTTCCTCGGGGTGCAGGCGTACGGGATCAACCCGGGCGAGGTGCCGTACGGGACGATCCGGGAGATGGCGGCCGAGGACGTCAAGGCCATCACGAGCCGGCAGCCGCAGGGGCCCTACACGGTGTGGGGGTACTCCTTCGGAGCCCGGGTCGCCTTCGAGGCCGCGTACCAGCTGGAGCGGGCCGGCCACAGCGTCGACCACGTCTTCCTGATCGCCCCGGGCGCCCCCAAGGTGCGCACGGAGGGACCGGACCGGCGGAGCGCCTCGTACACCGATCCCACCTTCGTCTCCATCCTGCTCTCGGTCTTCACCGGGCGGATCGACGGCGACCTGACGGCGCAGTGCCTGGCCGTGGCGAGCGATGAGCAGGGCTTCGCCGAGTTCGTCGCCGGCCGGCTGCCGGGCATGGACCGCGACTGGGTCCTGCGGATCGTACGGGTCGTGTCGCTGACCTTCGAGTTCAGCTACACCTTCCGCGAACTGCGGGAGCGGCGGATCTCGGCGCCCATCACCATCTTCAAGGCCCGCGGGGACGAGTACTCGTTCCTCGACGGCAGCAGCGGCTACTCCTCGGACCCGCCGACCGTCGTCGAGCTGGAGGCCGACCACTACTCCGTGCTCAGGGAACCGGACATCGACGAGCTCGCGACGGCGATCCGCCGGCGCCTGAACATCCGGAAGGACACCGTCATGCCGCACGTCAACATCAAGCACTTCCCGATGGCGCTCAGCGACGAGCAACAGTCCGAGCTGGTGTCCGCGGTGACCAAGGCGGTCACCGACGCCTTCGGCTGCGACGAGGGGGTGGTGTCGATCGCGGTCGAGTCGATCGACAAGGAGCTCTGGAACGAGGAGGTCTACATCCCGGAGATCGTCAACCGCAGACACATCCTCGGCAAGGTCCCGAACTACGGCCCCGACACCGAGTGA
- a CDS encoding type 1 glutamine amidotransferase domain-containing protein: MAKILLAVSSHETLGDTGNRTGYSVSEAAHPYNVFTGAGHEVDFVSVLGGEPPAVVFDGEESDPEIIGFLADETVKGKLVATRRAAEVDPAEYSAIFYVGGHGAMWDFPDSPDLARIAMDIHGRGGVVSAVCHGPAALVNLRLPDGTHLVRGKRVASFSNEEEQSIGLVEVMPFLLEDRLKETGALHAKAPMFQEHTESDGRVITGQNPASAAPVARLVVAEIDRAAG; the protein is encoded by the coding sequence ATGGCCAAGATCCTGCTCGCCGTCAGCAGCCACGAGACCCTGGGGGACACCGGCAACCGGACGGGCTACAGCGTCTCGGAGGCGGCCCACCCCTACAACGTCTTCACGGGCGCCGGCCACGAGGTCGACTTCGTCTCCGTGCTCGGCGGCGAGCCGCCGGCCGTCGTCTTCGACGGCGAGGAGAGCGACCCCGAGATCATCGGCTTCCTGGCCGACGAGACCGTCAAGGGCAAGCTCGTGGCGACCCGCCGGGCGGCCGAGGTGGACCCCGCCGAGTACTCCGCGATCTTCTACGTCGGCGGCCACGGCGCCATGTGGGACTTCCCCGACTCCCCCGACCTGGCCCGCATCGCCATGGACATCCACGGCCGCGGCGGAGTCGTCTCCGCCGTCTGCCACGGCCCGGCCGCGCTCGTCAACCTGCGCCTGCCGGACGGCACCCACCTGGTGCGCGGCAAGCGCGTCGCCTCCTTCAGCAACGAGGAGGAGCAGTCGATCGGCCTCGTCGAGGTCATGCCCTTCCTCCTCGAGGACCGGCTGAAGGAGACCGGGGCGCTGCACGCCAAGGCGCCCATGTTCCAGGAACACACCGAGAGCGACGGCCGGGTCATCACGGGGCAGAACCCCGCCTCCGCCGCCCCCGTGGCGCGGCTCGTCGTCGCCGAGATCGACCGGGCCGCGGGCTAG
- a CDS encoding acyl carrier protein: MTITEVENARLETLREIVADILEIDTAELTDTGLFVEEYEADSLRAIEILSRIDKEFDVEVPQEELPRMDNLQNVYNVVKEYAKWA; this comes from the coding sequence ATGACCATCACTGAAGTTGAGAACGCCCGTCTCGAGACGCTGCGCGAGATCGTCGCGGACATTCTCGAGATCGACACGGCCGAGCTGACCGATACGGGTCTGTTCGTCGAGGAGTACGAGGCCGATTCCCTGCGGGCCATCGAGATCCTGTCCCGCATCGACAAGGAGTTCGACGTCGAGGTGCCGCAGGAGGAACTGCCGCGCATGGACAACCTTCAGAACGTCTACAACGTCGTCAAGGAGTACGCGAAGTGGGCGTGA